TTTTTAATTTTTGTCCATGAATATAAAATTGGCGAACTTTGTTCTTCTATTTATTATCTATTTCAATTATTATCTATTAAAATATTATGCAAGTCAATACTGCCAAATTTTTAGAGAGTAACCCTTCTGTAAAGACTTGTCCGTCGCCTCATCTTCCCGAATATGCTTTTATTGGACGTTCCAACGTAGGTAAGTCATCGCTTATCAATGCCATGACGAATCATGGCAATCTTGCCAAAACCTCATCTACTCCAGGAAAGACACAACTTATAAATCATTTTCTTATAAATGAAAGTTGGTATTTGGTAGATTTACCTGGTTATGGCTGGGCTAGAGTGAGTAAGTCGCAACGCAGAGATTTTGAAGGCTTGATTACAGAATATTTGGCAGAGCGAGAAAACTTGGTAATAACGTTTGTTTTGGTAGATATAAGGCACGAACCACAACCAATAGATTTACAGTTTTTAGAATGGTTGGGAGAAAATCAGATTCCATTTGCTATCATTTTTACTAAATCTGATAAACTCAACAATAGTAAAATCGTGGCATCTTTAGAACGTTACGAAATGGTTTTGAAATCGGGTTGGGAAGCCCTACCACCTCATTTTATTACTTCTTCTGTGAAAAATGAAGGAACAGAAGATATTTTGAACTATATAGAGAAATATAATAAGGCTTTAAAAGAAAAATTTGCCAAAATCCAGCCTATAAAGGTAGATAAAACAGTTTTAGAAGAGGTAAAAGAACAAACAGAAGAACAGCAAAACACTACAGAGGTAGAAAAAATAGAAACGAAGAAAAAGTCAAACGAAAAAAATCAGACAAAGGAAGTTGCCATTTCAATAATACCATCTTCATCTACAAAGAAGAAAAAAGCAACAAAATCTAAACACACTGTACCATTTCCCAACTCAAAAACAGAATTTAAAAAAAGAGGTAAAAAAACATCTTCGCAGACAAATTCTAAAAGAAAAACACAGCGACCTAAGAAGTAACACAAAACGAAATCAGAAAATTATTTTATTTTTATTATTTTTGCGCTCTTGTGTTGTGTACAAGAAAACGCTATCTTTTTTATTTTAAACAAAATTTTAGACAACAAAAAGCGTTTATTTATAGGCTAAATTTTTATAGTACCTATTTTTTATATTGATAAAAAAGTAGAAATCTATATTAACCAAATTTTCAATTTTCAATTTTCAATTGTTCATTAATTATATATGAAACTTAAAGAAGTAGCCGTTATTTCGGGCAAACCAGGACTTTATCAAATTCTCAAACCTACTCGTAACGGAGTAATCATTGAAGCTATTGGAGGAGGTCGCTCCAAAATTATGGCAGATGCAAGTCATCGTATTTCTATTTTGAAAGAAATTTCTATCTACACAACTACTGAAGAAGGTTCTGTGCCTTTGCAAGATGTGTTTCATAAGATATATGACAAATATGCGCTCAACTTAGATGTAAAAACATCAGACAACAAAGCACTTAAAGGGCTTCTGAATGATATTTTGCCAGAATGGGACAAAGACCGTGTTTATACTTCTGACATTAAAAAGCTCGTAATGTGGTATAATATTTTGGCAGAACATGCTCCAGAACTTATAGACCCAGCTCAAAAAGAAGAGGACGAAGAAGATGAAAAAGCTGTTGTAGAACAAAGAGAGGAAAGCCAAGACAAGCTAGAGGAAAATCCAGAAGAGCCAGTTACTATCTCTAAAATGGAAGCAAAGCCAAAAGATAAGAAGAAGGCAAAAAAGGTAGAAGAGAAAGTAGATGCTATGGTAGAAGCTGAAACAACAGCCAAAGATAGCAAGGAAAAAAAGCCAAAGAAAACAACAAAAAAAGCTACAAAAGCAAAGACCGAAGAAAAAGCTCCAGCAAAAACTAAGAAAACAACTACAAAAACATCTAAAGCTAAAAAAGAAGAGAAATAAATTTTTATTTTTATAGATTTTTTGTATAACTCAAAAATAAATCTTAACTTTGCAGTTCGTTAAAAAGCGGGTGGACAACAAAATTTAGGCTTTAATTTATACTTTTGCGATAAAAATGAAAGTGCTGAATTTAGAAAAAATAATTCTTATTTCTTAAAAAAGATTGGTTTTTTATTAAATAGTTTTGTTCTGCCTCTATTAAATAGATATATCTAATTGTTTTAAAGAATCAATTATTTTAATCTTCTATTTATTATCTAAATTCTAATACTTCAGTATTTATTTAAATTATAATCTAAATTTTAAGTTTAATCTTATGGCTAAACAAGATAGCATCGAACAAGACGGAACAGTATCAGAAGCATTATCAAATGCAATGTTTCGTGTTGAACTTCAAAACGGACACGAAGTAACAGCTCATATCTCTGGAAAAATGCGTATGAACTATATCAAAATTCTTCCAGGAGATAAAGTAAAGTTGGAAATGTCTCCGTATGATTTAACAAAAGCCCGTATCGTATATCGCTACAAATAAAATGTAGGTCGTTTTTAGTTTTGTAAATTAATTGTTGCTGATTAAAACAAAAACTAGAGGCGATGTTCTTTTTTCTTTATATATAAATAAACTTTTCAACTATGAAAGTTAGAGCTTCCGTAAAAAAGCGTAGTGCAGATTGTAAAATCGTACGTCGCAATGGAAAAGTTTACGTTATCAACAAGAAAAACCCTCGCTTTAAGCAGCGTCAAGGTTAATTTTGTTTTTTTTGGAATAGATAGATTGAAATAAAAAAGTTTATTTCAAAAATTTCGTAACCTTTTTATATTAATTTAATCATCACTTAGAATTATTCAGCTAATATGGCAAGGATTCAAGGTGTCGATATTCCAGATAATAAGCGTGGAGTCATCAGTTTGACATACATCTTTGGTATTGGAAATACTCGTGCAGCAGAGATTTTGGATGCAGCAGGAGTTGATCACAGCAAAAAAGCTAAAGATTGGTCAGACGATGAAGCAAAAGCTATTCGTGAATATATCGGCGAAAACTTCAAAGTAGAAGGTGAACTAAAATCCGAAATACAACTTAACATCAAGCGTTTGATGGACATCGGTTGTTATCGTGGTTTGCGCCATCGTAAAGGACTTCCTGTAAGAGGACAGCGTACTCAAACAAATGCACGTACTCGTAAAGGAAAACCAAAAACAGTGGCAAACAAAAAGAAATAATAACTCTTATTTTAAGAAAAAGTCTAGTGGAGAAAATTATATCTTTAGTGATATATTTTCAGAAGCAGCTTAAAAGTAAAAACTTATGGCACAAAAGCGTAAAGACAAAGCCAAAAAACGAGTAGTGAAAGTTGGTGCAGTAGGGCAAGCCCACATCAAAGCATCTTTCAACAACGTTATTATTTCTATGACTAACGAAGCAGGTCAAGTTATCACTTGGGCAACAGCAGGTAAAATGGGCTTTAGAGGTTCTAAAAAGAACACTCCTTATGCAGCTCAAACTGCAGCTCGTGATTGCGCTCAAAAAGCGTATGACTTGGGTCTTCGTAAAGTAGAAGTATTTGTCAAAGGACCAGGTTCTGGTCGTGAGGCAGCTATTCGTACAATTCATAGTGTAGGTATTGATATTACAGCTATCAAAGATGTAACTCCTCTTCCTCACAATGGTTGTCGTCCTCCAAAACGTCGTAGAGTATAATTGTAATTGTCATTACACTTTTACAAGTGTTAGATAATTTCATTGAGCTTTACACAGAGGAAAGGCTAAAAAAAATAGATAGTGTACTCTATCTCGCTTCTACTAGCTCTAGCGTAAAAAGAGTTAGATAGTGAGTTGAAACGATAGGTGATATTCTCCCTTGTTGCGTGCTTTTAGGATATATGTAATAATAAATCAAAATGGCTCGGCAACTCTTATTTTTTTGAATACGGATTAGTTAAAGACCTTCTCTAATCGTCTGTGTTCTAAGAGATTTAATTAAGTTTGACAGTAATTATCATTCTTAATTTTAACAATCAAAAAAATAAGTAACGTAGAGAAGGAAAAGAATACCCCGTTTAGCTTACGACTGTAAGAACCGATAAATTTTTGTACTTATTACTCTAAATTTATCTACTATGGTTTTTACTTTTAGAATTTATTTTTAATTTTCGTAAAAACGAAAAATACAAACAGTATGGCACGTTATACAGGACCTACGGCAAAAATTGCAAGACGTTTCGGAGAAGCTATCTTCGGACCAAGCAAAGCCCTTAAGAAAAAAGCTTATCCGCCGGGTCAGCACGGAAAAGGTCGTCGTCGTAAAGTATCAGATTATGCAGTTCAGCTTATGGAAAAGCAGAAGGCAAAACATACTTACGGTGTACTTGAGCGTCAGTTTTCGAACGTATTTAAGCACGCAGTAAGAGCGCAAGGCTCAACAGGCGAAAACCTTTTAAAATTCTTAGAAACACGTTTGGATAATGTAGTGTATCGTTTAGGAATTGCTCCTACTCGTAGAGCTGCTCGTCAGCTTGTTTCTCACAAGCACATTACCGTAAACGGAGAAATTGTAAATATTGCTTCTTACTCATTGCGCCCTGGCGATATCGTTGGCGTTCGTGAGAAATCAAAATCTTTGCAAGTAATTACTGATAGCTTGAGTGGACGAGTAAATCGTTACTCTTGGTTGGAGTGGGACAATGCAGAGCTTCAAGGCAAATTTATGATGCTTCCAGAGCGTGAGGAAATTCCAGAGAACATTCAAGAACGTTTAATCGTTGAATTGTACTCTAAATAATCCTAGCTTATATATTCTATTCGCTTAGGATATATTTAGTACAGTTGAAAAACTGTTTCCTACCTAATTTATTTTAGGACACAAATAGGTTATCAATTCTTTAAAAAAACACTTCAAAATATACAGTAAGTTCTATGGCAGTATTAGCATTTCAAATGCCCGACAAAGTGGTAATGGAGAAAGCCGATGATTTTCACGGTATTTTCGAATTCAAACCATTAGAACCCGGTTATGGTGTAACTGTTGGTAATGCACTTCGTCGTGTATTACTTTCTTCTTTAGAAGGATATGCAATCATCGGTATCAAAATGGGTTCAGTTTTACATGAGTTTTCTACCGTTGAAGGCGTTGTAGAAGATGTAAGCGAAATCATTTTGAACTTAAAGATGTTGCGTCTTAAAAAAGTAGTAGAAGACGAATCTAGCCAGAAAATAAGCATTCAGCTTTCTGGAAAGTCAGAGCTAACAGGAAAAGATATTGCAGATGCTACTAGCGAATTTGAGGTATTGAATCCAGAATTGGTAATCTGTCACATGGACGAATCAGTAGAACTTGAACTTGAACTTTTCTTAGACAAAGGACGTGGATACGTTCCTGCTGAGGAAAATCGTCAAGCAGAAAATTCTTCTAGCTACATTCCAATAGATGCTATCTATACACCTATCAAAAATGTAACATATAGCATCGAAAATACTCGTGTTGAGCAAAAAACAGATTATGAGAAACTCATAATTGATATTCAGACGGATGGTTCTATCCACCCAGAAGATGCTCTTAAAAGTGCAGCTCACTTACTTATGCGTCATTTGGCTCTTATTTCAGACCAAAACATTACGCTTGATTATTTGGAGACACAACAAGAGGAGGAAGTAGATGAAGAGTTTGTAAGAATGCGTAAGCAACTCAAAACAGCTCTTTCAGAAATGGATTTGTCTGTTCGTGCTTACAACTGTCTTAAAGCAGCAAACATTCGTACACTTGGCGACCTTGTAAGTTTGGAAATTTCTGATATGATGAAATTCCGTAATTTTGGTAAGAAATCACTTACTGAATTGGAACAACTTGTATCTGATTTGGGACTTACTTTTGGTTTAGACATAAGCAAATACAAATTAGACGAAGACTAATCTTTTTTCTAAGCTGTATTAGAATATTATTTAAAGCTCTGTTCTATTACTGGTACTTAATACAGAACTCTAGGCAAGGTTTGATTTTATAGTTTTTCTTTAACTCAAAACTTGTCCAAACTTATACGAAAATGAGACACGGAAAAAAATTCAATCATTTAGGGC
This is a stretch of genomic DNA from Bernardetia sp.. It encodes these proteins:
- the yihA gene encoding ribosome biogenesis GTP-binding protein YihA/YsxC; its protein translation is MQVNTAKFLESNPSVKTCPSPHLPEYAFIGRSNVGKSSLINAMTNHGNLAKTSSTPGKTQLINHFLINESWYLVDLPGYGWARVSKSQRRDFEGLITEYLAERENLVITFVLVDIRHEPQPIDLQFLEWLGENQIPFAIIFTKSDKLNNSKIVASLERYEMVLKSGWEALPPHFITSSVKNEGTEDILNYIEKYNKALKEKFAKIQPIKVDKTVLEEVKEQTEEQQNTTEVEKIETKKKSNEKNQTKEVAISIIPSSSTKKKKATKSKHTVPFPNSKTEFKKRGKKTSSQTNSKRKTQRPKK
- the ykgO gene encoding type B 50S ribosomal protein L36 → MKVRASVKKRSADCKIVRRNGKVYVINKKNPRFKQRQG
- the rpsM gene encoding 30S ribosomal protein S13 — encoded protein: MARIQGVDIPDNKRGVISLTYIFGIGNTRAAEILDAAGVDHSKKAKDWSDDEAKAIREYIGENFKVEGELKSEIQLNIKRLMDIGCYRGLRHRKGLPVRGQRTQTNARTRKGKPKTVANKKK
- the rpsK gene encoding 30S ribosomal protein S11; the encoded protein is MAQKRKDKAKKRVVKVGAVGQAHIKASFNNVIISMTNEAGQVITWATAGKMGFRGSKKNTPYAAQTAARDCAQKAYDLGLRKVEVFVKGPGSGREAAIRTIHSVGIDITAIKDVTPLPHNGCRPPKRRRV
- a CDS encoding DNA-directed RNA polymerase subunit alpha; the encoded protein is MAVLAFQMPDKVVMEKADDFHGIFEFKPLEPGYGVTVGNALRRVLLSSLEGYAIIGIKMGSVLHEFSTVEGVVEDVSEIILNLKMLRLKKVVEDESSQKISIQLSGKSELTGKDIADATSEFEVLNPELVICHMDESVELELELFLDKGRGYVPAEENRQAENSSSYIPIDAIYTPIKNVTYSIENTRVEQKTDYEKLIIDIQTDGSIHPEDALKSAAHLLMRHLALISDQNITLDYLETQQEEEVDEEFVRMRKQLKTALSEMDLSVRAYNCLKAANIRTLGDLVSLEISDMMKFRNFGKKSLTELEQLVSDLGLTFGLDISKYKLDED
- the infA gene encoding translation initiation factor IF-1, whose amino-acid sequence is MAKQDSIEQDGTVSEALSNAMFRVELQNGHEVTAHISGKMRMNYIKILPGDKVKLEMSPYDLTKARIVYRYK
- the rpsD gene encoding 30S ribosomal protein S4, giving the protein MARYTGPTAKIARRFGEAIFGPSKALKKKAYPPGQHGKGRRRKVSDYAVQLMEKQKAKHTYGVLERQFSNVFKHAVRAQGSTGENLLKFLETRLDNVVYRLGIAPTRRAARQLVSHKHITVNGEIVNIASYSLRPGDIVGVREKSKSLQVITDSLSGRVNRYSWLEWDNAELQGKFMMLPEREEIPENIQERLIVELYSK
- a CDS encoding DUF5606 domain-containing protein produces the protein MKLKEVAVISGKPGLYQILKPTRNGVIIEAIGGGRSKIMADASHRISILKEISIYTTTEEGSVPLQDVFHKIYDKYALNLDVKTSDNKALKGLLNDILPEWDKDRVYTSDIKKLVMWYNILAEHAPELIDPAQKEEDEEDEKAVVEQREESQDKLEENPEEPVTISKMEAKPKDKKKAKKVEEKVDAMVEAETTAKDSKEKKPKKTTKKATKAKTEEKAPAKTKKTTTKTSKAKKEEK